GGGCGCCGGTCGGCGAGGTGACGTTGATCTCGGTCAGGTACTCTCCGATCACGTCGATGCCCACGAACAGCAGGCCGCGTTTCTTCAGTTCCGGGCCGATGATCGCGCAGAGCTCGAGATCGCGCGCGGTCAGGTCCACCGCCTCGGCCCGGCCGCCGACCCGCAGGTTGGACCGCACCTGGCCGGCGGCCGGCACGCGGTTGACCGCGCCCACGGGCTCGCCGTGCACAAGCAGGATGCGCTTGTCGCCCTTGCTCACGGCCGGGACGAATTTCTGGGCGATCACCTGCTCGCGGCCGATCATGGCGTGCAGTTCCAGCAGGGCGTCGAGATTGGGGTCATCGGCCAACAGCCGCGCCACGCCCGAACCGCCGCCGCCGTACAGGGGCTTCAGGACGATATCGCCGTGCCGGGCGCGGAAGTCGTAGATCGCCTCGTGGTCGCTGGTGATCAGGGTCGGCGGCTGGACGCCCGGGAAGTCGGTGACGAACAGCTTCTCCGGCGCGTTGCGCACCTCCGCCGGATTGTTGACCACCAGGGTGTGGGGGTGAACCTTTTCGAGGAAGTGGGTGGCGGTGATGTAGGCCATGTCGAAGGGCGGGTCCTGGCGCATCAGCACCACGTCGACATCGTCCTTCATGTCCAGCAGCACGGTCTCGCCCAGCTGGGCGTGGGAGCCTTGCGTCTTGGTC
The window above is part of the Caulobacter soli genome. Proteins encoded here:
- the gshB gene encoding glutathione synthase, which codes for MSLRVAVQMDPVQGINIENDTTFLMMWEAQARGHKLWFYTPDKLSMEDGRVFARAQPLVLTKTQGSHAQLGETVLLDMKDDVDVVLMRQDPPFDMAYITATHFLEKVHPHTLVVNNPAEVRNAPEKLFVTDFPGVQPPTLITSDHEAIYDFRARHGDIVLKPLYGGGGSGVARLLADDPNLDALLELHAMIGREQVIAQKFVPAVSKGDKRILLVHGEPVGAVNRVPAAGQVRSNLRVGGRAEAVDLTARDLELCAIIGPELKKRGLLFVGIDVIGEYLTEINVTSPTGAQQLKRFGGADAAAILWDRIAELSST